A single region of the Elizabethkingia sp. JS20170427COW genome encodes:
- a CDS encoding aminotransferase class V-fold PLP-dependent enzyme — protein sequence MFNIEEIRAQFPILKEKVNGKDLVYFDNAATSQKPQRVIDAIVNYYTHYNANVHRGIHTLSQVATDAMEVSRRKIQAFINAKHEHEILFTRGTTEGINLVAYAITNLVNKGDEIIISYLEHHSNIVPWQLLCERKGATLKVIPMDENGILQIDVLDTWLNEKTKLVAVNQVSNALGVINPIQEIIAKTRKLSSAYVLIDGAQSSPHFEIDVQKMDCDFFAFSGHKMYGPTGTGVLYAKENVLEKLLPFHGGGEMIDHCTFQKTTYAGLPFRFEAGTPNICGNIALGEAVDFMQEVGIKNIADHEHQLLEYAQKKLLEIESLKVYGEKANRAGVVSFNLQGIGIASDVGMILDKLGIAVRTGHHCTQPIMEYFDIAGTVRASFAVYNTFEEVEILVEGVKKAQRMLS from the coding sequence ATGTTCAATATAGAAGAAATTAGAGCACAGTTCCCAATCCTTAAAGAGAAGGTAAACGGTAAAGATTTGGTGTATTTTGACAATGCGGCAACTAGTCAAAAACCGCAACGTGTAATAGATGCCATCGTAAACTATTACACCCACTACAATGCCAATGTACACAGAGGAATCCATACCTTGAGCCAGGTGGCAACAGATGCTATGGAAGTTTCTAGAAGAAAAATTCAGGCTTTTATAAATGCCAAACATGAGCATGAAATTCTCTTTACCAGAGGAACAACCGAAGGTATTAATCTAGTAGCTTATGCAATCACTAATTTGGTGAATAAGGGGGATGAGATTATTATTTCCTATCTTGAACATCACTCTAATATTGTCCCTTGGCAATTGCTATGTGAGAGAAAGGGCGCTACACTTAAAGTAATCCCAATGGATGAAAATGGGATTTTGCAGATAGATGTTTTAGATACATGGTTAAATGAAAAAACAAAATTAGTAGCCGTAAACCAAGTGTCAAATGCATTAGGAGTGATTAATCCTATCCAAGAAATTATCGCTAAAACCAGAAAGTTATCTTCAGCATATGTTTTGATTGATGGAGCACAATCTTCACCACATTTTGAAATTGATGTGCAGAAAATGGATTGCGACTTCTTTGCTTTCTCAGGACATAAAATGTATGGGCCAACAGGAACAGGTGTTTTATATGCAAAGGAAAATGTTTTAGAAAAGCTATTGCCTTTTCATGGAGGAGGGGAGATGATAGACCATTGTACCTTCCAAAAAACTACCTATGCGGGATTGCCTTTTAGATTTGAAGCAGGAACACCTAACATCTGTGGAAATATAGCGCTTGGAGAAGCCGTAGATTTTATGCAAGAAGTAGGCATTAAAAATATTGCAGATCATGAGCATCAATTATTAGAATACGCTCAGAAGAAACTTTTAGAGATAGAAAGTTTAAAGGTATATGGAGAAAAAGCCAATAGAGCGGGCGTAGTATCTTTTAACCTTCAAGGTATAGGAATCGCTTCAGATGTGGGAATGATTTTGGATAAGTTAGGAATTGCCGTAAGAACAGGCCACCACTGTACACAGCCAATTATGGAATATTTTGATATTGCAGGGACGGTGAGAGCAAGTTTTGCGGTATATAATACTTTTGAAGAAGTAGAAATTTTGGTAGAAGGCGTGAAAAAAGCTCAAAGAATGTTGAGTTAA
- a CDS encoding DUF5689 domain-containing protein, with translation MDYKFYIKTVMVASLGITALNSCVKSDDFSVPPITCRDVFPATNHVLADLKSLAKDKPTENDIIKDDFIVEGYVSSSDISGNIYKTLYVQDKPENPTFAIEVDIDGANQSVNYPLGSKIRINLKGLIVQESNGNGNIKVGAYDPSYAVGRINPNRIGDYIARVCSDNGKALIVDMVPLVFDNISDALQPEHINKLITIKNVQFEDGELGKTFSDSDRTGDRYITDSTEGRLDLRFSNYANFSTQKIEGDYAKSGDITVILSRYNSTYQAYLRDLQDIKFSNDRFEVVPVAVQPPSANAVQIFKAANFENWSDFLSSLNSFGLQSYAKQGIGLGYNGTHSLHIEGTPGGNDYVFTSYANANIPTSPKRITFYIKGIATGKSLSFNVYKAFSGFNAFNLGNLTSDTKFTVAENNQYNGSIDTKGKWVLVELNLSGLNVNTTEGKQMFALKVGNGGNYNLDIDNITIE, from the coding sequence ATGGACTATAAATTTTATATAAAGACGGTAATGGTTGCATCCTTAGGGATAACCGCTCTTAATTCTTGTGTGAAGAGTGATGATTTTTCAGTGCCTCCTATTACATGTAGAGACGTATTTCCTGCAACCAATCACGTACTAGCAGATTTAAAAAGCTTAGCAAAAGACAAACCGACAGAGAATGATATAATAAAAGATGATTTTATTGTAGAAGGATATGTATCTTCATCTGATATCTCAGGTAATATTTATAAAACATTGTATGTACAAGATAAGCCTGAGAATCCAACTTTCGCAATAGAAGTGGATATTGATGGAGCTAACCAAAGTGTTAATTATCCATTAGGCTCTAAAATAAGGATCAATCTCAAAGGTTTAATCGTACAAGAATCTAACGGAAATGGTAACATAAAGGTAGGAGCTTATGACCCTAGCTATGCGGTGGGAAGAATAAACCCAAACAGAATAGGAGATTATATCGCTAGAGTTTGTAGTGATAATGGTAAGGCTCTTATTGTAGATATGGTTCCTTTGGTGTTCGACAATATTAGTGATGCTTTACAACCTGAACATATTAATAAATTAATTACTATTAAAAATGTACAGTTTGAAGATGGCGAATTAGGAAAAACATTCAGTGATTCTGATAGAACAGGAGATCGCTACATTACAGACTCTACTGAAGGGAGATTAGACCTTAGGTTTAGTAATTATGCCAATTTTTCAACTCAGAAGATTGAAGGAGATTATGCAAAAAGCGGAGATATTACAGTAATATTAAGTAGATACAATTCTACTTATCAAGCTTATCTAAGGGATTTACAAGATATTAAATTCTCAAACGATAGATTTGAAGTGGTGCCAGTAGCCGTACAACCTCCATCCGCAAATGCTGTACAAATCTTTAAAGCGGCAAATTTTGAAAACTGGTCCGATTTCTTATCAAGTCTTAATTCTTTTGGATTACAATCTTATGCAAAACAAGGTATAGGCCTTGGGTATAATGGAACTCATTCTCTACACATAGAAGGAACTCCAGGAGGAAATGATTATGTATTCACAAGTTATGCTAATGCAAATATCCCTACGAGTCCTAAGAGAATAACATTCTATATCAAAGGAATAGCGACAGGAAAATCTTTGTCATTTAATGTTTATAAAGCATTTAGCGGTTTCAATGCGTTTAACTTAGGAAATTTAACTTCAGATACTAAATTTACAGTTGCAGAAAACAATCAATACAATGGATCTATTGATACTAAAGGCAAATGGGTATTGGTAGAATTAAATTTATCAGGCCTTAATGTTAATACGACAGAAGGAAAACAAATGTTTGCTCTAAAAGTAGGAAATGGAGGTAATTACAATTTAGATATTGATAATATTACTATTGAATAG
- a CDS encoding GLPGLI family protein, giving the protein MKKVLFLGMLSLGLFASAQQTANRFFYEMTYKPKKAVDSLDKEMMVLDITKDKSLYRDYMSVSQDSIMKASIEKMQKSGTFDPDFQKKMKQPKISYQIIKEYPSMKIQYVEMIMNMMKPMYISYTEDLPLAWKIQNESEKIGEYNTQKATLEYGGRKWTAWFSTDIPFQDGPYKFKGLPGLIVKIQDDGNNYSWVLKGNKKVEDFKEKTYAEELAGLGTPQDLSKEKFYKTFNAYKKDPFGSMRQFLTPDVMKQKMPGTNKTMGDYIKENEKQLDKLYNGTDNPIELNSL; this is encoded by the coding sequence ATGAAAAAAGTATTATTTTTAGGAATGCTAAGTTTAGGTTTGTTTGCAAGCGCTCAGCAAACAGCAAATCGTTTTTTTTATGAAATGACTTATAAACCTAAAAAAGCCGTAGATAGTCTGGATAAGGAAATGATGGTTTTAGACATCACCAAAGACAAATCTCTTTACAGAGATTATATGAGCGTTTCCCAAGATTCTATCATGAAGGCCTCTATAGAGAAAATGCAAAAATCTGGCACTTTTGATCCTGACTTTCAGAAAAAAATGAAGCAGCCAAAGATTTCCTATCAAATAATTAAAGAATATCCATCGATGAAAATTCAGTACGTGGAAATGATCATGAATATGATGAAACCTATGTACATTTCTTATACTGAAGACCTACCTCTAGCGTGGAAAATTCAAAATGAAAGTGAAAAAATTGGGGAGTATAACACCCAAAAAGCAACTTTAGAGTACGGAGGTAGGAAATGGACAGCTTGGTTCTCAACAGATATCCCTTTTCAGGATGGTCCGTATAAATTCAAAGGTTTGCCAGGGTTGATTGTGAAAATTCAAGATGATGGGAATAATTACTCTTGGGTATTAAAGGGAAATAAGAAAGTAGAAGATTTTAAAGAAAAAACTTATGCTGAAGAATTAGCAGGATTAGGAACTCCTCAAGATTTATCAAAAGAGAAGTTCTATAAAACCTTTAATGCCTATAAAAAAGATCCTTTTGGGTCGATGAGACAGTTTTTAACTCCCGATGTTATGAAGCAGAAAATGCCAGGTACTAATAAAACAATGGGAGATTATATAAAAGAGAATGAAAAGCAGTTAGACAAACTTTATAACGGAACCGACAATCCTATAGAGCTTAACAGCTTGTAA
- a CDS encoding endonuclease, with protein MRKVIWAVLCSASLFSYAQKGQVRQVAAIGFYNVENLWDTVTSADYIDGTKDPSNPAFHRSIPLDSIQYLEHSEYKGKWEDALLKGKKAIRYQGSSEEFTPNSPKNYTQEIYQKKLHNAAQVISELGSKYTKSAPVIVGLVEIENRQVVEDLVKQPQLEKYNYGVVHFNSYDYRGIDNALIYQKNRFKLEKAWKKELKIFNDGKREYTRDLLVVLGELDGEKFAFFVNHWPSRRGGEAVSLPKRNAAASLLKQQMDSIQQLNPEYRLMAMGDFNDDPVSSSIKNYLKATGDLKKVGEEYPYYNPMYSMYKKGIASLAYRDAPNLFDQIIYSKNLIGDKARSAQSHYTVYTTEVYAPAYLIQKEGSYKGYPFRSWSGDNFTNGYSDHFPVFSLLQKAAQQ; from the coding sequence ATGAGAAAAGTTATATGGGCTGTATTATGTAGTGCTTCACTTTTTAGTTATGCCCAAAAAGGACAAGTAAGACAAGTAGCCGCGATTGGTTTTTATAATGTTGAAAACCTATGGGACACTGTAACTTCTGCAGATTATATCGATGGGACAAAAGATCCTAGCAATCCTGCTTTTCACAGAAGCATCCCCTTAGATTCCATACAATATTTAGAGCACAGCGAATATAAAGGAAAATGGGAAGATGCTCTTTTAAAAGGGAAAAAGGCAATTCGTTATCAAGGCTCTAGCGAAGAGTTTACCCCTAATAGTCCTAAAAATTATACTCAAGAAATTTATCAGAAAAAATTGCATAATGCTGCACAGGTAATTTCGGAATTAGGAAGTAAATACACCAAGAGTGCTCCCGTAATTGTAGGACTTGTGGAAATTGAAAATAGACAAGTGGTTGAAGATTTAGTAAAACAACCTCAATTGGAAAAATACAACTACGGAGTAGTCCACTTCAACTCTTACGACTACCGTGGGATAGACAATGCCCTTATCTATCAAAAAAATAGATTTAAGCTTGAAAAAGCGTGGAAAAAGGAATTGAAAATCTTTAACGATGGAAAAAGAGAGTACACCCGCGATCTTCTGGTTGTTTTAGGAGAGTTGGATGGTGAAAAGTTTGCTTTCTTCGTTAACCACTGGCCTTCTAGAAGAGGTGGAGAAGCCGTTTCTCTACCTAAAAGGAATGCCGCTGCTAGCCTATTAAAACAACAAATGGATAGTATCCAACAGCTTAATCCAGAATATAGACTAATGGCAATGGGTGATTTTAATGATGATCCTGTTAGCTCTAGCATTAAAAATTATTTAAAAGCTACGGGAGATTTGAAGAAGGTTGGAGAAGAATATCCTTATTACAATCCTATGTATAGTATGTACAAAAAAGGTATTGCTTCTTTGGCTTATAGAGATGCTCCTAATTTATTTGACCAAATTATCTATTCTAAAAATTTAATTGGAGATAAGGCAAGAAGCGCTCAATCTCACTATACTGTATATACTACAGAAGTATATGCCCCAGCTTATCTTATCCAAAAAGAAGGAAGTTATAAAGGTTATCCTTTCCGTTCTTGGAGTGGTGATAACTTCACCAATGGATATAGTGATCACTTCCCTGTATTTAGCTTATTACAGAAGGCTGCCCAACAATAG
- the sufD gene encoding Fe-S cluster assembly protein SufD has protein sequence MALLEQITQNYNSFVEGLQQDFLQDKRKQALQIFEEKGFPKKKEEEYKYTNLSEIVKKDYNFFPTLDHQITKATLDELHLGEEDFDYIVFVNGKLHTELSKISEGNAELLSFEEAIAKGENQEFFNQYFNTITHQDNVFADLNLAYFKFGFFLKVPKNTIVEKPIHVFYLSQNQKENTFYNTRNLLVAEVGSKIEVIESHHNFDETYTFTNSVTEIFAYPNAKADWHKLQNDSDTAYLLDNTYVKQEKDSLATVNTFAFGGKLVRNNLQFIHNGENINSFMNGITVINKDQFVDHHTSVQHNFPNCESYQNYKGVYGGQSHGVFNGKVYVDKIAQKTNAYQQNNNVLLTEGATIDSKPELEIYADDVKCSHGCTVGQLDQDALFYLRARGISEREAKALLLYAFAHDAMENIDIEPLQLKVSKLLAEKLEVDIEF, from the coding sequence ATGGCTTTATTAGAACAAATTACTCAAAACTATAATTCTTTTGTAGAAGGTCTTCAACAAGACTTTTTACAAGATAAAAGAAAACAAGCTCTTCAGATTTTTGAAGAAAAAGGTTTTCCTAAAAAGAAAGAAGAAGAGTATAAATATACCAACCTTTCAGAAATTGTAAAAAAAGATTATAATTTCTTTCCAACTTTAGATCATCAGATTACCAAAGCAACTTTAGATGAGTTGCACCTAGGTGAAGAAGATTTCGATTATATTGTTTTTGTAAACGGAAAGTTACATACTGAGCTTTCTAAAATTTCCGAAGGAAATGCCGAGCTTCTTTCTTTTGAAGAAGCGATAGCAAAAGGAGAAAACCAGGAGTTTTTCAACCAATATTTTAATACAATTACTCACCAAGATAATGTTTTTGCAGACCTTAACTTGGCGTATTTTAAATTTGGATTTTTCTTGAAGGTTCCTAAAAATACAATTGTTGAAAAACCTATTCATGTATTTTACCTTTCTCAAAATCAAAAAGAAAATACCTTCTACAACACAAGAAACCTTTTAGTTGCAGAGGTAGGATCTAAAATTGAAGTTATTGAAAGTCATCATAATTTTGATGAAACCTATACTTTTACCAATTCTGTAACTGAAATTTTTGCTTATCCTAATGCAAAAGCAGATTGGCATAAACTCCAAAATGATAGCGATACTGCTTACTTGTTGGATAATACCTATGTAAAACAAGAAAAAGACAGCTTAGCAACGGTAAACACTTTTGCCTTTGGAGGAAAATTAGTGAGAAATAACTTACAGTTTATCCATAACGGGGAAAATATCAACTCTTTTATGAATGGGATAACGGTGATTAATAAAGATCAGTTTGTAGATCACCACACTTCTGTTCAGCATAACTTCCCAAATTGTGAAAGTTACCAAAACTATAAAGGAGTTTACGGAGGACAGTCTCACGGGGTATTTAATGGTAAGGTATATGTAGATAAAATAGCTCAGAAAACTAACGCGTACCAACAAAACAATAATGTCTTGTTAACAGAAGGAGCTACTATTGATAGTAAACCAGAGTTGGAAATTTATGCAGATGATGTAAAATGCTCTCATGGATGTACCGTAGGGCAACTAGATCAGGATGCATTGTTTTATCTTAGAGCAAGAGGAATTTCTGAAAGAGAAGCTAAAGCCTTGTTGCTATATGCTTTTGCTCATGATGCGATGGAAAACATCGATATAGAGCCTCTTCAACTCAAGGTATCTAAACTTTTGGCTGAGAAATTAGAAGTAGATATAGAATTTTAA
- a CDS encoding tryptophanase yields MELPYAEPYRMKTVEEIHLSTREQREEWIKQANYNLFNLKSCQVFIDLLTDSGTGSMSDKQWAAIMTGDESYAGSHSFHQLRQMVEKLTGFPYLLPTHQGRAAENVLFSTLIKEGNIIPGNSHFDTTKGHIEFRKAHAIDCTIDEAFEIENLHPFKGNIDLTKLEQVYQEYGASKIPFCLITITCNSSGGQPVSLQNIKAVKKLSDQYKIPVIFDAARFAENAYFIKTREEGYHHKDIKEIVKEIFSYGDGMTMSSKKDGLVNIGGFIALRNLEVYHKASNFTIIYEGYITYGGMAGRDMAALAQGLDEATEYSYLKARIKQIEYLGALLNQYNIPYQKPIGGHAIFVDALQFLPKVPREEFPAQTLGIELYLEAGIRGVEIGTILADRDPITRENRYPKLELLRLAVPRRTYTNNHMQYIAAALYNVYERRNNLTKGYRIKYESEILRHFTVELAKL; encoded by the coding sequence ATGGAATTACCTTATGCTGAACCCTACCGCATGAAAACGGTAGAGGAGATTCATTTATCTACAAGAGAACAACGAGAAGAATGGATAAAACAAGCAAATTATAACCTTTTTAACCTTAAGAGTTGTCAAGTTTTTATAGATTTACTCACAGATAGTGGCACAGGATCTATGTCAGATAAACAATGGGCTGCTATCATGACGGGAGACGAAAGCTATGCAGGATCTCACTCTTTTCATCAATTAAGGCAAATGGTAGAAAAGCTCACGGGCTTTCCCTATTTATTGCCTACTCACCAAGGAAGAGCTGCAGAAAACGTCTTATTTTCTACTCTCATCAAAGAAGGAAATATAATCCCTGGTAATTCACACTTCGACACTACCAAAGGGCATATTGAATTTAGAAAAGCTCATGCTATCGATTGTACCATAGATGAAGCCTTTGAGATAGAAAACTTACATCCCTTTAAAGGAAATATCGACCTTACTAAATTAGAGCAAGTATATCAAGAATATGGAGCCTCTAAGATTCCTTTCTGCCTTATTACCATCACTTGTAACTCTTCTGGAGGGCAACCTGTATCATTACAAAATATCAAAGCCGTAAAGAAACTATCAGATCAATACAAGATTCCTGTTATTTTTGATGCAGCTAGGTTTGCTGAAAATGCCTATTTTATCAAAACCAGGGAAGAGGGATATCATCATAAAGACATCAAAGAAATTGTAAAAGAAATATTCTCTTACGGTGATGGGATGACGATGTCTTCTAAAAAAGATGGCCTAGTCAACATCGGAGGATTTATCGCTCTTAGAAATCTAGAGGTATATCATAAAGCATCTAACTTTACCATTATCTATGAAGGTTACATCACCTACGGAGGCATGGCCGGTAGAGATATGGCAGCTCTAGCCCAAGGATTAGATGAGGCGACCGAATACAGCTACTTAAAGGCCAGAATTAAACAAATAGAATACCTAGGTGCACTCCTTAACCAATATAACATCCCTTATCAGAAACCAATTGGAGGGCATGCCATATTTGTAGATGCTCTACAATTTTTACCAAAAGTTCCCAGAGAAGAATTCCCAGCACAAACTTTAGGAATTGAATTATATCTTGAGGCTGGAATAAGAGGCGTAGAAATAGGAACAATACTCGCAGATAGAGATCCTATCACTAGGGAAAATAGATACCCTAAATTAGAGCTTTTAAGACTAGCAGTCCCTAGACGAACATATACCAATAATCATATGCAATATATAGCAGCTGCTTTATATAATGTTTATGAAAGGAGAAATAACCTTACCAAAGGATATAGAATCAAATACGAATCTGAGATTCTCCGCCACTTTACGGTAGAGCTTGCGAAGCTCTAG
- a CDS encoding carboxypeptidase regulatory-like domain-containing protein yields the protein MIKRLSLLSLFTLLPASYYYAQTTVFAYVKDATGKPVENATVNMRESSYNVTADKIGYFQFVDVKPGHYQIVVSKPPFESKTVDFDVEQGAKRKDLGVINLVTNVNSVDQGFAVIDDSSESDEQSSTSTVGLLQSSRDVFSSIAGYDLGFYWFRPRGVDSRTGENLLNGVSMARPDTGTVDFSTWGGLNEITRYPEISLDHAASEYSFGGVGSVFYKNTKASEYRKGSQLTYSLTNRNYRSRLSYRFSSGMNKNGWAFTGMLARRWAQEGIQEGTFYDAISGYLGVEKKFNDNHSMTLNAIGSHYRRSTSSPNTQQVYDFRGIHYNSYWGWQDGEKRSERVKRGFMPIIQLTDYWKINKNSQLWTTISYQFGKEKGSRLDWYKANNPSPTYYRNLPNYWENLDNPSPVQQENSLLTREWWTNNDQSHTQINWDELYRANINAPITSEGRRAFYFLEDDVKDNKIWNFSTHYLNNLSDKVKLLVNLSYQNYYSEQYREIKDLLGADYALNLDPFAKTARGGSFNTLDESVNKKVGDKFGYDYIFRRQDIKANVGLKFSVGDFDAFFSALAGYSTNNREGLFKHYLYDSSYGKSADQNFWSLGLKGSLTYRINGRMFLTYNGAYYSQAPYMNDIFINARNSSAVSPNITSTIVNANDISYIISAPNLKLRLTGYLINKMKDTNVQRYLANGVTLNTLDESGQEILGDNQAMVTQVLSDVNTRNIGVELGVQVKITPTLTANGLASIGQYTYTNNPTLYFASDAVGVFRELNSQGQLVASEYKNMGKAYLKDYKLGGTPQQAFSVGLRYSSPKYWWLGANWNYFRDSYLDPSPAVRSDYFVNNPVTGAPFDEITYDELKRVLRQVSLPEAFFFNINAGKSWVLGKYYFAVSATVNNVFDNKRYITGGFEQTRYLTYDNYVNDFDKASPNFAPKYWYSQGRSYFVNLQFRF from the coding sequence ATGATTAAACGTTTGTCATTACTTTCTTTATTTACGCTGTTGCCAGCATCTTATTATTACGCACAGACTACGGTTTTTGCTTATGTTAAGGATGCAACAGGAAAGCCTGTAGAAAATGCAACGGTAAACATGAGAGAGTCTTCGTATAATGTTACGGCAGATAAAATTGGTTATTTCCAATTTGTAGATGTTAAGCCAGGACATTATCAGATTGTAGTCTCAAAACCACCTTTCGAATCTAAAACTGTTGACTTTGATGTAGAACAGGGAGCAAAAAGAAAGGATTTGGGAGTAATTAACCTAGTAACGAATGTCAATAGTGTAGATCAAGGATTTGCAGTGATTGATGACAGTAGCGAGTCGGATGAACAAAGTAGCACATCTACCGTTGGGCTGTTACAGTCATCTAGAGATGTTTTTAGTAGCATTGCAGGTTACGATTTAGGCTTTTATTGGTTCAGACCTAGGGGAGTAGATTCTAGAACTGGCGAAAACCTATTAAACGGAGTTTCAATGGCTCGTCCAGATACTGGAACAGTAGATTTTAGTACATGGGGAGGGTTAAATGAAATCACCAGATATCCCGAAATATCTTTGGATCACGCTGCCTCTGAATATAGTTTTGGGGGAGTGGGTTCTGTTTTTTATAAAAATACCAAGGCTAGTGAGTACAGAAAAGGAAGTCAACTGACTTATTCATTAACCAATAGAAATTATAGAAGTCGCTTATCTTATCGTTTTTCCTCAGGGATGAATAAAAACGGTTGGGCTTTTACAGGAATGTTAGCTCGTAGATGGGCACAAGAAGGGATTCAGGAAGGTACATTTTATGACGCAATTAGTGGTTATTTAGGAGTAGAGAAAAAATTTAATGATAACCACAGCATGACATTAAATGCCATTGGATCTCACTATAGAAGAAGTACCTCTAGCCCTAATACCCAACAGGTTTATGATTTCAGAGGAATCCATTACAACTCATATTGGGGATGGCAAGATGGGGAAAAAAGAAGCGAAAGGGTAAAGCGTGGTTTTATGCCAATTATTCAACTTACTGATTATTGGAAAATCAATAAAAATTCACAGCTATGGACTACCATTTCCTATCAGTTTGGAAAAGAAAAAGGTTCACGTTTAGATTGGTATAAAGCCAACAACCCTTCACCAACTTATTACAGAAATCTACCAAACTATTGGGAAAATCTAGATAATCCTTCACCTGTTCAGCAAGAAAACTCCCTATTAACAAGAGAATGGTGGACTAATAACGATCAATCTCATACTCAAATCAACTGGGATGAACTTTACCGAGCAAACATTAATGCTCCTATAACTTCTGAAGGAAGAAGAGCTTTCTATTTTTTAGAAGATGACGTTAAGGACAATAAAATTTGGAACTTCTCTACTCACTATCTGAACAATCTCTCAGATAAAGTGAAATTATTAGTGAATTTGAGTTACCAAAATTATTATTCTGAACAGTATAGAGAAATTAAAGATCTTTTGGGAGCGGATTATGCACTTAATTTAGACCCTTTTGCAAAAACAGCTCGTGGAGGTAGTTTTAATACTCTTGATGAGAGTGTTAATAAAAAAGTAGGAGATAAGTTCGGTTACGATTATATCTTTAGAAGACAAGATATAAAAGCGAATGTGGGACTTAAATTTTCCGTTGGAGATTTTGATGCCTTTTTTTCAGCGTTAGCGGGTTATTCAACCAACAACAGAGAAGGTTTATTCAAACATTATCTATACGATAGTTCTTATGGGAAAAGTGCAGATCAAAACTTCTGGAGCCTTGGACTAAAAGGATCTTTAACTTATAGGATTAATGGACGTATGTTCTTAACATATAATGGAGCATATTACTCTCAAGCTCCTTATATGAATGATATTTTCATTAACGCACGTAACTCTAGTGCAGTTTCTCCAAATATTACAAGTACTATCGTTAATGCCAATGATATTAGTTATATTATTTCAGCACCTAATCTAAAGTTGAGATTAACAGGGTATCTTATCAATAAAATGAAGGATACCAATGTACAAAGATACTTAGCAAATGGAGTAACCTTAAATACCTTAGACGAATCTGGACAAGAAATATTAGGAGATAATCAAGCAATGGTTACCCAAGTATTGTCAGATGTTAATACCCGCAATATAGGAGTAGAGTTGGGGGTACAAGTAAAAATTACCCCTACATTGACTGCAAATGGTTTAGCTAGTATAGGGCAATATACTTATACCAATAACCCAACCCTTTATTTTGCTTCCGATGCTGTGGGAGTATTTAGAGAATTAAATAGCCAAGGACAATTGGTTGCATCTGAATATAAAAATATGGGAAAAGCTTATCTTAAAGATTATAAACTAGGAGGAACTCCACAACAAGCTTTCTCTGTAGGTTTAAGATATAGTAGCCCTAAATATTGGTGGCTAGGAGCTAACTGGAATTATTTTAGAGATTCCTATCTAGATCCATCACCAGCAGTTCGATCAGATTATTTTGTCAACAACCCTGTAACAGGAGCTCCTTTTGATGAGATTACTTATGATGAACTTAAAAGGGTTCTTCGTCAGGTAAGTTTACCAGAAGCATTTTTCTTTAATATCAACGCAGGTAAATCTTGGGTATTAGGAAAGTATTATTTTGCTGTTTCAGCTACTGTTAATAATGTATTCGATAATAAGAGGTACATCACAGGAGGCTTTGAGCAGACCAGATACTTAACCTATGATAATTATGTAAATGACTTCGACAAAGCAAGCCCTAATTTTGCACCTAAATATTGGTATTCACAAGGAAGATCTTACTTTGTTAATTTACAATTCAGATTTTAA